CTTCCCCATCGTATTGTTCACAAGTGACAGGCAATCTGACAAGATTACATTTTGCGATTCAGGAAAGCATGCAATCCTCGGACAGGCAGGATAAGACCAAAGTTGAAGTTGCTGAAAGAATGCAGGAATTGTCTGTAGTTTTCGACACCATCCGGACCGTGCAAAAAGCTGTTAAGCTGCCAAACGGAAGAGATCTCCCCATAAACGACACATGGGCCGACACCGGCTCCAACGGGCTGAACGAGTCCAAATCTCTCTTGATGCCCGGTCTCGGACTCGCTGTCCTGAATACGGGAAAGGGTAACAACCAGTTAACTGCATGGCTGAACTTTACATCGGGCCGTATGCATAAACATAAGGATGCCTTGAGCATAGGGTTATTTGCACACGGGAAGGAGTTGCTCAGCGACATAGGTTACACACACACGAAATGGCGCTGCTGGAGCCAGTCCACTCTGTCGCATAATACGGTTGTTGTAAACGGATTGGATAGCGCCCTGGATCCCAAACATGTAAATAACCGATTGCGATTCTTTGTCACTGATGGAAAAGGATTTCATGTAGTCGAGTCCGAAAATGATTCAGCGTATCCCGGTGTTACAACGGCGTATAGGCGTGCTTGCGCACTGATCGGGTCGGGCAGCAACGATGCTTATTTATTAGACATATTCCAGGTAACAGGCGGTAAACAGCACGATTTTCTGCTTCACGGGTCTCCTGCCGAAAACTCACGAGCACGCGTGGGGGGAGTCGAGCTGAAGCCGTATGACGGCACCTTGATGAACGCACATGCTGAATTCCGAGAACCCAAAGGTGAATATGACACCATCCCAGAGGGAGCAGGCTACGGTTTTGTGCGTGATATTTCTCAAAGTAAAATAGGTAATGAGATTACAATCGATTTCCGATTTGAATCCGACCCGCGAGTGGGAATCACGACCCACCTGCTTGTCCCGCGAGAAGCTCTTCTTTTCGTCGGGAAGGCTCCCAGAATCCGCGATGCAAAAAACCAGGATAATTTACTCGACAAATTCTGGGCTCCATTCGTCTGCGCAAGAGTGGAAGGGAAAGATCTTTCCAGTCGTTTCATCGCGGTTCACGAGCCGGTAAACTCCGAGGCCAAGGTAAAAAGTGTCCATTTTGTCCCGTACGGATCCGGAGGGCTTGTAACGGTCGATAGGGGGAATTACGGACGAGACTATTTTATGGTCTCAAATGAGGAGAATCTCGCTTTTAGTTCGGAGACTCCCGATGGGGTTCTCAAGTTTGACGGTCAATGGGGATTTGCTCGAGTTCAAGACCATCGATGCGTTGAAGCTCATTTAGTAGGAGGCCGATTCCTTAACCTTGGGACAACGGCAATTTCGGGGCAAGGACGGTGGTCGGGTCAGGTCAATCAAGTTCACCGAATTGTGACCAAAGAGTATCGCGGATATTTCGAGATCGGTGAAGATGTGGGATCTCTTGCCGGGTCGATTCTGTCGATAGAGTTTCCCGATCGGACAATTAGGGCTTACAATATTTCCAAGATAGAACGACTAGATCGCGGAAGCCGAATATATGTGGTTGAAGACCCGGGATTTACACTTCATGATAGCTATGTTCAATTGACTACATTTCCTCAGCGTTCCATCCGAGGGGCTGTAGTCAAATATCACATTGCGAGCGTTGCAAATTGGCGGGACCAATAGGGTTTGATGCTACGAATTGTTAATCGCATTGCTGCAATTTTGACCAAAAGCTTTCTGCCAGAAACAATGAAATGAAACAAAGTATAGAGAACTTGTTCTTTTCTGACCTTTTGGACACCCTCTTTTTTATGGGGAACGGTAGGTCTCTGCGTCTCTGCCGAGCCGAACTGATCGATTTATTTTGAAAAATGTGCCGGCACGGAGGCCGGCACCCACCAATTCTTGAGAAGCGCTTTTCGCAATCGGACAAAAATTCTGACATTTGCGTAAATTGCTGTTTGGGTACGACCTCTGGAGGCGCATTTTGCTTCTGTTTGCAGCAATAGCTGTGGGAGCTGCTCTGATAACGTTAGTTAATCCAATGGCCGGTATAGTCCTGGCGTTGAAAGCTGACGTGGCTACGTCGATAGTTTTGGCGCCAATTCTGGGAGCCAGCTACGGCGAGGGTGAAAACCAGCACCATACATTGCTGATCACTCTTCCTGTACTTGCAGTTTTGCTTGTCAGGATGATTCTACAGATTCTTTCCCGCAGAAAAAGCATGGCGATTCCAGCATTCAACAGCGTTGATCTGGGGCTATTTGGGTTAATCGTGGTGGTGACGTTCGGCAGCTTTCGTAGCGAAAGCTTCATTTTCGGAAGTGAAATAGTGGGTCGACTTCTGGTACTGGGCGTCTCGTACTATATTTTCTCCCGTACTGCTGTAGTTTGCAAGAATGATGTCAAGCGTTCGGTTCTGAGTTTCATGATTTTAGTTTGGTTATTGTCTGTTGGTTCCGGACTCTACGTCCTCTTCTCTACAGGGGAAATTGGCAGCAACGTCATATCCGCTGCAGGGGAAATCGTTGGCAAAGTAAGTCTGACAAAAGTGAATCCGATATCTTTCAGTATGTTGATGGGAGAAGCCATACTGGTTGCACTTTTTTGGCTTCTCTCGAATAGAGATTCATCGAGACTGCTGACGTTTTCCATACTTTGTTCGTTGCCACTTCTGTTTGGTTTGATGCTGACGACGGCTGAAAGAGGACCCTTCTTGAGCCTGGTCATGGCAGCCGCTTTCCTTACCGTAGCACTTATACTCATTGGTAACGACGCCCGCTATCTTGTGTATTCTGCGATCTTTTTTTCTGCGGTTCTCGCGGGAGGGGTTGCTCTCTACCTCAGTCAACCCGCACTCAGCGAAGGACTCGCAGGCCGTATATCCGATCTCGGTTCAGGAGAGAGTACCGTCGGTATACGCATCAGGCTGTATTCTCAAGCGTTGGATTTGTTTGGAGAATCGCCTCTTCTCGGCAACGGTACCGGCGCACTCGAAAATATCAACGGCAGAGGTCTTTATGCTCACAATTTGATTTTGGAAATCCTTGCGGAACAGGGGTTGCTCGGATTTGCAATGCTTTCCATCTTTCTTGCGGGGTTGGTCAATCGGATAAAAACATCAATTCTACTCTATCACGACCCGATATGCGCTTATTTCGCGGCCCTTGTATTATTCCACTTGGCAGAATCCATGGTCAGCGGCACTCTTTGGGGATTGAAGAGTCTCTATTTTGCCGCAGGTATGTTGGTCGTGCTCGAGTATCTCGCCAGAGAAGATTTCGCAAATTACTGGGAGTCTCCATGTCATGCTTGTCAGTACGGCTGCGTCGAGGGCTGCGAATAAGCGAAACATGCGCATTGCAAGCATTTGGAACCGGCCGTTTCGGTTCAATACTTTGAAATCACTGAGGCTTGCGATTGTTTATTAAATTGGCCTGAGTGCACGATTTTCCTGATGTATGAGGCAAACTTATAGTGGCGACCAAGGTGATCCATTTGACTTCCGTGCATCGTTGTGACGATCCGCGGATCTACGAGAGGCAGTGCAGGACTCTTGCGAGAGCGGGCTATGAAGTCATTCTGATCGCGCCGGATTGTCATGACAGAGTAAAAGAAGGGGTTTGCCTGAGGGGAGTACCAAAGGCAAATGGCAGACTCAGACGCATGTTAGGAACAGTATACCAGGTATACAGGTCAGGAGTCAGGGAAAATGGTGAATTATATCATCTTCACGATCCTGAATTGCTGGGTCCTGCAATCCTGCTACGAATGCAAGGCAAGAAGATAATCTTCGATTTTCATGAAAGTTTGGCCGCACAGGTCTCGACCAAACCCTGGGTGATGTCAAGACTACGCCTCGCAGCGGCCACTTTCGCAACTTTCGTGGAAAAACTGGCTATCATTGTATCCAATCGAGTTATTGCCGCTACACCCGTGATAGCGAGATCTTTCCCACGAAACAAGACCTCTGTAGTTATGAATTATCCGATCCTGAAAGAATTCAATCCCACAAGTTGTCTCCCCTATTCTCGGAGGCCTCCCTGGATCGGATATGTAGGTGCTCTGACTGAAATCCGTGGAGTCAAAGAAATGGTAACGGCAATGGACCTGCTGCCATCCCATCTGAAAGCCAAGCTCTTCCTTGTCGGGACGTTCAAACCGTTCGACTTTGAGAATGAGGTTACACAAATACCCGGATGGAATTATGTAGATTATGCAGGATATCAACCCCGGAAATCAGTAGTGGATATACTTGGCCAATGCCGTGTCGGGCTTGTGATGCTTCATCCGACGCCGAACTATCTGGAGTCGTATCCTATCAAATTGTACGAATATATGGCTGCAGGGTTGCCTATCATTGCATCTGATTTTCCTTTCTGGCGCAAGATAATTGAAGACGTCGGATGCGGGTTGCTGGCCGATCCTCTCGATCCTGGGAGTATAGCCGATCGAATCCAGTGGATACTTGCTCACCCCAAAGAGGCTGAAAAAATGGGAAAGCGAGGTCTGGCTGCGGTTCAAACCAGATTCAACTGGAATTTGGAAATACCCAATTTACTGCGAGTGTACGAGGAAGTGCTTCAGTAGTTTGACGCCGTTCACTCAAGAGTGAATAGTATTTCGCATGAACATTCAATTTGTAGATACAACGTTGTGGAATGTTAGTTCTCTTGCTTTGAATCGACTCAGTCGTGTCACGGGTTACTACTTCTTACTTCATATTGTTACGTGAGATCTCAACGGCTAACCACCATTAATATGTGCGAGGAAGAACGATGAAAAAATTTGTACAAAACGAATTTGAATCGGCATTTGCGGAATGGCTTGGAGTCACTCGCGCGTTTGCTTTTTGGAAAGGACGAGTAGCGCTGTACGCTGTTCTGAAAGCAATGGGCATCTCTGAAGGAGACGAAGTAGCAGTTCCCGGTTATACTTGTGTCGCTAATATTACCCCAATTCATTATCTTGGTGCCATTCCAAAATACGTCGATATATTGCCGGACACATATAATATGAATCCGCGTGCCCTGGAAGAAGCGATAACTTCGCGAACGAAAGCAATTATCGCTCAGCATACGTACGGAATTCCAGCCGATTTGGATGAGATAATTCGAATCTCCAAGAAACACGGGGTTCCGGTTTTGGAAGATTGTTGCTTGGCTCTAGGAACCAGATTAAACGGGAAGCGAGTTGGGTCCTTTACTGCTGCATCCTATTTTTCTTTTCAGTGGAGTAAGACGATACGTATCGGTCTGGGAGGCATGCTTGCGATAAACGATAGAAGTCTTGTTGACAAAATAGAAGCTTTGAGAAATCAGAGCATGTTTAGTCCAGGCATGTTGGAGAGCACTCTTTTATCGGCCCAGATGTTAGCTTATGGCTTATTATATAGGCCTTCAACCGCGATGTTTCTCGAGGACTTCTTTCGTTTTCTCACCAATCATGGGCTGGTAGTGGGCTCATACAGCCTTAAGGAGTACGACGGATCTGCGCCACCGCATTTTCTCAAAGGCATGAACCGGGTGCAGGGACTCATAGGTAGGTTAAGGTTCCGTGAAATTGACACAGTCATTTCTCATCGCAGGATGCTACAAACAATTTACGAAGAGTATCTACAAAAACTGAACTGGCCTGTGTTGGATGATTCAGTGGATTCACAGACTGTCCTCGTGCGTTACCCGATTCGTGTGAAAAGAAAATTTCAAACACTGGATGATGCTTATCGCGATCATATAGAGCTTGGTAGCTGGTTTGACTCACCTCTTCATCCACGAGGGACACCGTTGGAACGCTATGGCTATGTCAATGGAACCTGTCCTGAAGCCGAACAAGCGGCAAGAGAAGTGGTGAATCTACCCTTGCATATGCGCATTACGCCCAAGCACGCAGAAACGATTGTGAAGTGGTTAGTGGAAAATGCAGTCCCGGCCAATAGCGCCATATCGATGGCTGGACAATCTCATCAATTGAGAACATATAAGCTCTCTCAGGAGTGGATGCATGAAATCGAAGATCAGGTGTAATTGGGTATTCTTAGAATTGGTCTCAAATGAGGACATAGCCATATGAAGACCACTGCTGCAGGAAATGCTATGCGAATTCTTCTGATCAACCAGTATGCCGGTTCTCCCAATCATGGCATGGAGTATCGCCCGTACTGTCTTGCGAGACAATGGACCAGTTCGGGCCATGACGTCAACGTGCTCGCTGCCTCATTTTCGCATCTCCGGACAAGAAACCCCAAGGTCACGGGGATAGCGTTCCAGGAAGAAGTCTCTGGAATACACTATGGATGGGTGAGGTCACCGAGCTACGACGGTAATGGCTTACTCCGAGCTATCAACATGCTTTCCTTCCCGTTGTTATTATCGACCTACGGGTGGGGTCTCTGTCGGAACACGAAACCGGATATGGTCATCGTCTCATCCCCAAATCCATTCACAATTCTGCCCGGCTATCTTCTGGCAAAGCAGACAGGGGCAAAACTTATATTCGAGGTTAGAGATCTTTGGCCGCTGACTCTTATGGAGTTGGCCGGCATGTCACGCCGGCACCCTTTCATTTCTGCCCTGCAATGGGTGGAAGATTTTGCCTACCGGAAAGCGAATTGCGTGGTTTCCTTGCTGCCAAAGGCAGAGGATTACATGGTATCGAGAGGTATGGACAGGCGAAAATTTGTTTACATACCCAATGGGTGCGATTTGGAGGAATGGGATAGTACTGCATCTGACATGCCTTCGGAACACGCGGACACATTTCAACGTCTGCGGGATCAAGGACGATTCATTGTCGTGTACGCTGGCAACCACGGTCTGGCCAATGCGCTTGACACACTGATTGATGCCGCAACTGACCTGATCGATACATCGGTCACGTTTGTGTTAGTAGGTAAGGGACCGGAAAAGGAAAGGCTTTCCAGGCGTGTCGCTCGGCAGAATCTTTCGAATGTGGTCTTTTTACCGCCGGTATTGCACTCATCATTGCCGAAACTATTGGCAGCAGCAGATGCATGCTACATAGGGCTCGTCTACAGTCCAATATTTCAGTACGGTATCAGTCCAAATAAACTGCTCGACTACATGATGGCCGGTAAGCCGATCATCCATGCGATTGAGGCTGGAAACGATCTTGTTGCGGAGAGCATGTGCGGTATCTCAGTCTCTCCTGACGAGCCATCAAATATTTCTGAAGCAGTCGTCACGCTTATGCGCATGGATTCCGGCAAGCGAGAGGCGATGGGGCGCCGCGGACGGGAATACGTGGAGAAGAATCATTCATATGAGGTTCTTTCCAATCGTTTCTTAGAGCTGGTGACGACTACGAGTTGACGCTTAACCACTGAGGTCATTGAACCGGATTCAGGTACGAATAGCGGTCAAAGGAAGCACGAAAAACTTTTTCTGTAGTTTTGAGGCTGTTTAACTTAACGGTCGACATCAATGAAATGCAAACCATCATGCTGCATGGATTGGTGACCATGGAGTAATGCTTAGAAGATGGGGGGAGGCTACCCGAAATGTTGCCATCGGTTCATTTCTTTAGAAAAACACTAAATGTCCTGAGATCACCGTGTGTGGAAATTGCCTTATTTGGCGATTCTTCGGCGAGATGCAAATTTGAACACTTCATCCAGCGGCATCCCCGATTTCCTTTAATGCGATGTAAGAAATGGGGAGTCGCTCTCCTTGAACTGCCAAAGACTTTTGAAGACTACTTGAAAGAGCACAAAGATGCTAGAAAACGTCGGAATAAGTGCATCAAATTAGGGTACAAATTCGGGTCAATGGAACCGGCGGACTATCTCGAAGATATTCTGGCAATCAACGGCTCTTCACCGAAGAGGCAAGGCACTACTGTACGCAAAGAATATTTGGAACCCGATCTCGTCCGTTCATACTTCGATCAGGTCTGTGGCACCATGGTTGGAATATTTCGACAAGACGACGTGCTGGTCGCATACCATCATTTCACTATGTGCGGAGACGCATGCGTGTCAAATAGGATTTTTGGACATGCAGATCAACTGAAATCCGGGATAATGTACTACCTTATGACTGAGTCGGTTCGGACTCTAATTGATTTCAGGGAAGAATATGGATACCCTCACTGGACCATGTACGACACTATAGCGGGGGCGTCTGAAGGGATGCTTCGATTCAAGACAAGATTGGGATACGAATCGTACAATGTGAATTGGATCTGGGAAGAGAGTTTAAGTCATAAAGAAGCTTGCCTAACGGGACAAGCTGTCGAGCAGCCGGTCATCCCTCATTTCACAAAACCACACACTATTTAGTCTCGTCGGAGGAGAGTCATGCTGTCGCTGGACGTTTGCAAGAAAACGTACGCTATATTGAAAGCGCCCCGGGTGGAAATTGCTATGTTCGGGAATTCCCACGCACGGGAAATGTTTGAAACCTTTACAGGGCCTCACCCGCGATTCCCGTTCATCAAGTATAAAGTGTACGGAGTAGCGTTACTCCGTCTGCCCGCAACATTTCAAGAATATTTGTCGACTCACAAGGGTGTTCGAAAATCACGAAAACAAAGTCAGAACGCGGGATATACATTTCATTCACTGAACGCGCTAGACTATTACGAAGACATACTCGCCATCAACAAATCCTCTCAGAAGAGACAGGGTGAACTGATGTTCAAGGACTATACCGATCCGGATCTTGTCCGAGAAGATTGCGAACGTGTGCCGCAAATGCATGGGATACTCCGTCAAGACGGCACGCTTGCAGCATATCACCAGACTATCTTACTGGGAGACATGTATTACGGCCATAGAGCGCTCGGCCACGCCGAGGATCAAAGGAAAGGCGTCATGTTCCATCTCTGGAGTGAGATCATACGAGTCTTCATCGAACTCAGGGACAAAAATGGATACCCCGTCTGGTCCGGATATGACACTTTTTGGGGCGCATCTGAAGGCCTGGTCTCTTTCAAGACAAAGCTCGGTTACGCTCCTCACAACGTAAAATGGGTCTGGACAGATAAACCGGCTGACCTCAATTTTTGGTCCATCTCATAAAGTATGCCATAAATGACGAGACTCGGATGCGTAAGGAGAATTCAAGTGTTCCGTAACCTGGGAAAGCGATTGTACGAAGATTTCTTCATGCCGTCCAGATTGTCAGAATACGCAGAAATGCTGAGAGTCGCTCTGCACAATGGATATAGTGTGCTTTCCATCGAACACTACTTGAAGATTATCAGAGCGGATCGAATCGGATCCGAAAGGTTTCTCGTGCTACGACACGATGTGGATTCGGATGTAGAAACAGCGAAGATCATGCTGGACATCGAGTGCTCTTTTGGAGTCCCTGCGTCCTATTATTTTAGACTTTGCACAATCGACACCGACTTCATGCATCGCATTGCTCGTAGCGGTGGAGAAGTCGGATATCACTACGAGGAAATCGCTACCTTTAGCAAAAAACGAGGATTCAAGACTCGAGCTGAAGTCGAAAAATGTTTGCCGGAAATTCGCGATGCATTCAGGCGGAACTTGCTGTCTTTGAGATCGCGAACCGGTTTGCCGATGAAGATTGTTGCCTCACATGGTGACTGGATGAACCGGAGGTTAAGAATCTTCAATCATGAACTCTTTAATGACGAATTGCGAAGAGAAATGTCAATTGAAGCCGAAGCTTACGACCCATACCTTTCCTACGGCATCACTTCCCGAATTTCCGACAACAACTACCCCACCTTCTGGAATCCGGTAGATCCGAGAGTGCCGCTCAGTGAAGGCAGTCCGGTCGTGTACGTACTCACCCATCCTCGGCATTGGGCTTCCAATGTAACTGAAAACTTCCAACTAGAACTGAGCCGCATATCGGAAGCTGTCAAGTACCATTTGGTCTCCCTGTTGCCGAAAAACTTCTTTTCTAATGGGAACTCCCATAGCAGCTACTTATCATCTTGAAGAACTGGAATACTATGAACCCGAAAACAAAGATCGTTTGTCTGATAACTTTTGATTATGAGCTTTTTCTGGGAAGAAACTTCGGGCCACCCGACACGATTCTTTTCGAACCTACACGCAAAATATTGGATATCTGTGACCAAGTTAATGTGCCGACGACGTTTTTTGCTGATGTGTGCTCTGTTTGGGCTCATCGTAACAATGGTTGCGATTCGTACGCAGATGCATTTGAAAAGCAATTGCAGGAAATCGTCTCCACAGGTCATGATGTCGGGCTTCATATCCATCCGCACTGGCTCTTTACGACGTTTGTAGGGGGACAGTGGCAGATATCCACTGAGCGCATGTATCTTCACGAGTTGGGATTCGGCACGCATGATCATTCCGCTGAAGAGACAGTCCGGAAGGGTGTCAACTACTTGAACGAGTTGCTCGGCAAGCAAGATACTCAATATCGGTGCACGGCATTCAGAGCCGCCGGACTCGCATTGCAGCCACAAGAGAAGGAGATCGTCAGAGTCCTCCTGGACTGCGGTATCCGTGTGGATTCGAGCGTTGCAAAGAATCTCCGGCTCAATATGGACACAGTTACCATTGATTACAGCCGTACACCGAAGAACGCAAACTGGTTTCTATCCCCTGAAACCGGAATAGAGAATGGGAATCGGTCCGGCATTTTTGAAGTACCCGTTGCCACCTTTCAGATGGGATTCTTGGAAAGAACCGGCTTCATGGCCCGTCGAATCCGGTCTGCCGGGAAGCTTCGCGGCTCGGTAATCTCCCGTTCTCCCAAACAGAGTCGCTTGACTAGTCTGTACTCTCTTTTACTACTGAATTTGAGATATTTGTTCTGGAATCCCTACTATCTTCTGTCGTGCGACACCAAAGGGATGACATTGGATTTGCTGCTCAAGGGTTTTGATTCTTACCTTCAGCTTCACGATGATGAAGTGATGTATGTCTCCATGATAAATCATCCGAAGTTGATGTTTGATGAACAGGTCCAGCTATTGGGAGACTTTGTACGAGAAACGAGACAAAGATACGGCTCTGAAGTGTCCTTTCAAACCTTCAGACAAGTGGCTGCAGATTGTGATTGCACTCAGGATTTATTGAAGTCGTCTGAAATTTCCACGAATGCTACACGAAATAATTTGGAAGTTTACGAGGGGGCGCTGTAATCAAGAAAGGTATAAGTGATGCGATTGGCAGCTAATAAAGTCGAAAAAGGCATGCAACCCATTGCAGACAGGCTCCTCAATAATCAGCCTGAAGAGAAAGAAAACCGTATCGGGGGTCTGAGAATTTTTGGGGCTACAGAAGAAATGGCCGATCAGTTGGTGTCGTTTCACAACAGCTATTTTGGTGACAATCGTAAATCCGAGCACTGGATATGGGAATATAGGGGATGCCACCCCGATTTATCGTTTTTCACGGTGGTTGTCGATGAAGGCAGATTAGTAGGCACTATGGGATCTATTCCTATTTACCTCAGAGTTGCAGGTGAGAAAATATTGTCGAACAAACTGGAGAATGCTTTGCTCGTTCCCGAGTACAGGGGCAAAGAGACTGCAACTGACGCGAGAATTTTCCATGAATGCAAAGCTCGTGAAAAAGGGTCCCAATGTCTGTGGGCATACACACCGGTATCCAAGAGTGCTATTCGAGAGGGCTATACGGTTTTCAACGGCGTCATATGCGGCGTCGTAGCGGCAATGAATCTCTCGGTTATTGCGTCGGATACGCTCAAGTCAACGAAGCACCCTTTCAAGAAGAAGATTCTTAGGCTCGCTTCGCAATTTCTGCTCTGGATTTACGGTTCGATCCTCAGGGCCACGGTGCTTCTGCCCAAATCCAACTATGACATCGTTTCAGAGCCTCTAAGAGAGACTGACTTGGACGACTTTTACAGGAGATTGCGCATCGCATACCCGAACATGATCCATATCGACTTGAACGCGCGATATCTCAAATGGCGAATTCACGATAATCCAATACTACAATACAGGTCTTACTATGTTTACGACGGAAAAGATCTAAAGGCATATGCGTTTGTTCATGCCGGTGATGTTCGGGCTTTTCTAACGGATTTTAACTTCGAGCACATTGACGCAGGCAGATTCCTTCTATCACGCATTGTGAATGATCTGAAGGACCAAAAAGCCGGTTTCATAGTCTTTGCCGGCAATTTGGAGAATCCTTCGCTGAAGCGAGTATTCCGATTACTTCGACGCTGGGGTTTTGTACACTTCAACAAAACGAATCTGATCGTAAAGAATCTACAATTCAGGAACGGAAGAGCACTGACCAACGCGGAGAACTGGTGCATGACCGGAATCGGAACGGAAGGATACACGCTTTAAGACGTTCAGAATGGAGCGTCTGTGCCCACTTGAAATCGTACGGGCAAGTGAGCCAAAAGCAACAATCAGCGTAAAACCCTTCCCTTAATTGCATCTGCAACAGAGTGACTCAAGGTTATAGTCTTCCCGTCCTCAAGAAGCACCGACCACATAACCCCGTCCTCCAGCCTGGGGCCGATAGTGACTTTCTGTCCGGGGTATAATCCAGAGTTTTGTGCCTCAGCACCGACGGATTCAATAGAGACGGTCCGGCCCTCTCGCAAAATGCTCAGCGAGCAAACGTTCCCTGCTGCACACGAGACATAATTCTCCGGAATCTGAGCACCGTGAGGATCACGAATGGGATGCCCGAGCAGATCGTCTAGATACTCGACCGAATCTCGGTCGTGCACGTGTTCCAGTTCGTGGGCTTTCTGGTGCACTTCGCCAGCAGGAATTCCTACTCGATGTAGATACGTTTCCCATAGTCGGTGCGCTCTCAAAATGCGGCGAGCTTCCCTCTCTCCATCCTGGCTGAGTGACAATCCTTCTGGAGTCTGCACGATAAGTCCCTCACGTATCATGAATTTGAGTGCCCGGGAAATCCTTTCCTGATCGGCCCCGATGACTTCCGTGAGCAGACTTCCGGTGGCCGCGGTTCCTCCCTGGCGAGTCAAGGTAACAAGGACGTCTTCAACCAGCTGCTCCGGAACCATTCTCCGAAGACGCATCCACCGTGCCAAAAGTCCATATTGAGGAGCAACTGTGAGGACGACAAGAAACTGAAGCGTGCAGAAG
The sequence above is a segment of the Desulfomonile tiedjei DSM 6799 genome. Coding sequences within it:
- a CDS encoding glycosyltransferase family 4 protein, with product MATKVIHLTSVHRCDDPRIYERQCRTLARAGYEVILIAPDCHDRVKEGVCLRGVPKANGRLRRMLGTVYQVYRSGVRENGELYHLHDPELLGPAILLRMQGKKIIFDFHESLAAQVSTKPWVMSRLRLAAATFATFVEKLAIIVSNRVIAATPVIARSFPRNKTSVVMNYPILKEFNPTSCLPYSRRPPWIGYVGALTEIRGVKEMVTAMDLLPSHLKAKLFLVGTFKPFDFENEVTQIPGWNYVDYAGYQPRKSVVDILGQCRVGLVMLHPTPNYLESYPIKLYEYMAAGLPIIASDFPFWRKIIEDVGCGLLADPLDPGSIADRIQWILAHPKEAEKMGKRGLAAVQTRFNWNLEIPNLLRVYEEVLQ
- a CDS encoding heparinase II/III domain-containing protein produces the protein MMRSIKVRYLTAKLSCILLVALGLSLGHAVMLHAEPQTKKVPMDLGFKTNKGADEFLQYILSLSENEMIAIIPEQSGIFYTRCPNCRAGTQDRGDWEWTPQLPRSIRCKQCKEVYPNNTRYPDSNHITTVSLHKRHSYPYYETPDGYRIFLAAHADYLARQFMEKTCRRLASLYRETGNDMYARRAALILLRFAEVFPGYAYKFDYPFKQKQFFSYRQSTMAGFDPFRVSKWTWWGYMDVSRELLQAYHDIKPWPGLKEMGNGNAVRLIEADLFGQMVRGVLEKPETYGNMSPGMWFDFVLAGYVLNRFDWVREVTDRLKKFYETNFLHDGYWMETSPSYCSQVTGNLTRLHFAIQESMQSSDRQDKTKVEVAERMQELSVVFDTIRTVQKAVKLPNGRDLPINDTWADTGSNGLNESKSLLMPGLGLAVLNTGKGNNQLTAWLNFTSGRMHKHKDALSIGLFAHGKELLSDIGYTHTKWRCWSQSTLSHNTVVVNGLDSALDPKHVNNRLRFFVTDGKGFHVVESENDSAYPGVTTAYRRACALIGSGSNDAYLLDIFQVTGGKQHDFLLHGSPAENSRARVGGVELKPYDGTLMNAHAEFREPKGEYDTIPEGAGYGFVRDISQSKIGNEITIDFRFESDPRVGITTHLLVPREALLFVGKAPRIRDAKNQDNLLDKFWAPFVCARVEGKDLSSRFIAVHEPVNSEAKVKSVHFVPYGSGGLVTVDRGNYGRDYFMVSNEENLAFSSETPDGVLKFDGQWGFARVQDHRCVEAHLVGGRFLNLGTTAISGQGRWSGQVNQVHRIVTKEYRGYFEIGEDVGSLAGSILSIEFPDRTIRAYNISKIERLDRGSRIYVVEDPGFTLHDSYVQLTTFPQRSIRGAVVKYHIASVANWRDQ
- a CDS encoding glycosyltransferase family 4 protein; translated protein: MKTTAAGNAMRILLINQYAGSPNHGMEYRPYCLARQWTSSGHDVNVLAASFSHLRTRNPKVTGIAFQEEVSGIHYGWVRSPSYDGNGLLRAINMLSFPLLLSTYGWGLCRNTKPDMVIVSSPNPFTILPGYLLAKQTGAKLIFEVRDLWPLTLMELAGMSRRHPFISALQWVEDFAYRKANCVVSLLPKAEDYMVSRGMDRRKFVYIPNGCDLEEWDSTASDMPSEHADTFQRLRDQGRFIVVYAGNHGLANALDTLIDAATDLIDTSVTFVLVGKGPEKERLSRRVARQNLSNVVFLPPVLHSSLPKLLAAADACYIGLVYSPIFQYGISPNKLLDYMMAGKPIIHAIEAGNDLVAESMCGISVSPDEPSNISEAVVTLMRMDSGKREAMGRRGREYVEKNHSYEVLSNRFLELVTTTS
- a CDS encoding O-antigen ligase family protein, whose product is MLLFAAIAVGAALITLVNPMAGIVLALKADVATSIVLAPILGASYGEGENQHHTLLITLPVLAVLLVRMILQILSRRKSMAIPAFNSVDLGLFGLIVVVTFGSFRSESFIFGSEIVGRLLVLGVSYYIFSRTAVVCKNDVKRSVLSFMILVWLLSVGSGLYVLFSTGEIGSNVISAAGEIVGKVSLTKVNPISFSMLMGEAILVALFWLLSNRDSSRLLTFSILCSLPLLFGLMLTTAERGPFLSLVMAAAFLTVALILIGNDARYLVYSAIFFSAVLAGGVALYLSQPALSEGLAGRISDLGSGESTVGIRIRLYSQALDLFGESPLLGNGTGALENINGRGLYAHNLILEILAEQGLLGFAMLSIFLAGLVNRIKTSILLYHDPICAYFAALVLFHLAESMVSGTLWGLKSLYFAAGMLVVLEYLAREDFANYWESPCHACQYGCVEGCE
- a CDS encoding DegT/DnrJ/EryC1/StrS family aminotransferase, which translates into the protein MKKFVQNEFESAFAEWLGVTRAFAFWKGRVALYAVLKAMGISEGDEVAVPGYTCVANITPIHYLGAIPKYVDILPDTYNMNPRALEEAITSRTKAIIAQHTYGIPADLDEIIRISKKHGVPVLEDCCLALGTRLNGKRVGSFTAASYFSFQWSKTIRIGLGGMLAINDRSLVDKIEALRNQSMFSPGMLESTLLSAQMLAYGLLYRPSTAMFLEDFFRFLTNHGLVVGSYSLKEYDGSAPPHFLKGMNRVQGLIGRLRFREIDTVISHRRMLQTIYEEYLQKLNWPVLDDSVDSQTVLVRYPIRVKRKFQTLDDAYRDHIELGSWFDSPLHPRGTPLERYGYVNGTCPEAEQAAREVVNLPLHMRITPKHAETIVKWLVENAVPANSAISMAGQSHQLRTYKLSQEWMHEIEDQV